The genomic stretch AGGCCCACTGATCGGGATAGGGATGCAGGTCGTCATTCACGAACACGCTGCAACCCCGCTGCCGGGCTTCCTTCTGCAGCGGCAGGGCGATCAGGTTGCCGAAGCCCCCCTTGGGCATGCTGTCCTGATTGGGGAAGAGCCGGTCGTAGGAGCTCAGCTGCAATTGATATGACGCAGCGCAGGTGTGGCTGATCAGGGCTGCCCCGAGTTGACGGGCCTCTCGGGCCGGTACCGCCTCCTCGAAGAACACCCACACGTGGGCGCCCTCTCCGGAACGGGAGATCTCCAGGGCCGCTGGCACGCCCAGCTGCCGGCAGGAGCCCAGAAAGGCCCGGGCGTCATCACGCCAGTCCTGCTCGTCAAAGTCGACGGCCAGCAGGTGGCAGTGGTCGTTCTCCAGCAGGGGGTAGAGGCCGATGGTGTGGTCTCCGGCCAGATGGCCGTAGATCGCCGCATCGCTGAGCGGCAATAGCTCCCGGTGGCTGCAGTCGCGGCACGCCACACGAGGCTTCTCGCAGATCCCCGGCTTCCATTCATTCGCACAGGCCGGCCCATACCCCGAGCGCCCGCTGCTGTTGCTCTGCCAGCGCAGGGCATGCACGTCGTCGCGACCGCGGAACAGGCGCCGGAACAGCGCCACCTTCTCCCGCGTGGAACTGGGGCCGTTGGCAGGTGCTGCCTGCGAAATCGGCGCGGGTTCCGTTGGGGCAGGGCCGCCGGATCGCCAGGCGATGCCGTGGGCCTCCAGAAGCCCAATCAAGCGGGCGTTCTCCCGGCGCAGCTGATCCAGCTCGGGGTGCATCGAGTCGGCCATGAGGCAGGGCCTCAGCGCTGGGCAGTTTGTCGGTAGACAGCATTACGCTCCCGCTTGCCAACCGCCACAACCAGCACCAGCAGCTCGTGCTCACGCACCTCGTAGACGAGGCAGTACCCGGAGGCACGACATTTGATGTTGTAGCGGTTGGAGGATCTACGCAATTTGCTCGCGGGGATCCTGGGCTCAGTCAGCCCTGGCACCTGGCGGCATGGACATAGCGGCTAGCAGATCCTCTGGAACCCGGCCGTTGTCGACGTGGTGCGGGAGCTGGGCTGATGGAGAACCAGACGACCCCACCCCCGTCTGGTCGTCACCGGGTCTGGGTGACGACCGCCGAGGCATGCGCTGCCCTGGGCATAAGCCGCGAAACACTCCGCCAGCTGCGGCTGCACCCAAGGCCGGGGGCCCCTGCAGTGGCAACTCGAGAACGTGGAAGCCAGGATCACCGGCTGGAGCCGGCGGCATCTACAGCCCAGAATGCCACAAGTCGGACGTAGAGTCATGTCTCTACAGGCGGCCGTGATCGGCCGCAGATGCTCCTTGACACAGTCCAGGCCTCAGGATCGCTCAGCTGATGCTGGCCAGCACTTCCCGCAGGCGATCCGCCGCTGGGGGAACAGCCTGGCGGTCAGGCTCCCGGCCGATTGCCTGCGTCAGGCCGGACTGCAGGAAGGCGATCAGATCGACATCGTCGTTGGAGCTGATGGCCGCCTGAGCCTGGAGCCTCTGCGCAAGCTGGATCGCTCTGTCCTGGCCGCTGATCTGCGCCAGCTTCAGGCCACCATGCCTCTCACCCCTTCGGTGATCGAGGAATGCCGCGGCGGTGAACGCTGGTGACGCTGAGCCCTCGATGATCTATCTCGACACCAGCGTGGTGGTGGCTCTGCTGACCCCGGAAGAACGCAGTGCCCAAGCGCTCGACTGGTTTGCGGAATCCCGCGACTTCCTGATCAGCAGCGACTGGCTGATCACCGAGACCCACAGCGCCCTGGGGATCAAGCAGCGCCATCACGGCCTCAGTTCTGAAGTACGCCAGGCCGCTGGGGAGCAGTTCGAGCGCCTGCTGCAGGGCGGTGTGGAACTTCGCTCCCTCGATCGCGACCGCTTTCATCAGTCGGTGGCCTCGCGCAGCCGCTGCACCCATCTGCCCAGCTTCGATAGCTGGATGCAGCAGGCTGCAGCTGCCCTCGGGATGATGTCAGCACTGGAGTAAATCAACAATACGAAGCGGAGCCTCCAGAGGAAACTCGAAGTCAGAGGGCAGCAAGACTGACCTGCAACGGCTCTTGCCCGTCCGCCAGGCGAGCATCAGCGAGGCGATTCAGCTCCACGTCTTCAACCAGCCCAGCTCTTCGGGCCACTCTGCATCGCGGCAATGAAACTTGGGCTTCCCCTGGAAGCCCGACAAGGAGAAGCCGAGCGAGATCACCGTTCGTCTCGAGTCAAGGTGCCTCAGTTTCAGCGGCGCCATGGCTCCCTGTCCGAGGGTCCCCGCATCGTCGATCAGAAAAAGCAGCACTTGGATGGCGCGGCCATCGGCAACGGCTCCAACGTGGTCGTCATATTCAACATCTACGGTTGGGACGAAGAGAAAGGCTGTGGCATGACCTTCCAGCTACGCGTCGTTCAGGTGTTTGAGTTCGTGCCCTACGAGCAGGACGATCCAGCCGATGGCTTCGATGAGCTCGATGGGTACAAGACGGGCAGTTCTCCCCAGCACACTTCCTCTTCATTCTCTTGCCGCTTGTCGATGTGGGTCTTTGGCGGATACCCACATCCTGAATAGATTGGCTTTTTGTGTCGATCTTAGGCCAAACCTTTCACCCCCAGCGATGGCTCCAGCCGATTGGTAACACCTAGGAAGCGAGTCTTCACGGCTTGA from Synechococcus sp. CBW1107 encodes the following:
- a CDS encoding AbrB/MazE/SpoVT family DNA-binding domain-containing protein → MTQSRPQDRSADAGQHFPQAIRRWGNSLAVRLPADCLRQAGLQEGDQIDIVVGADGRLSLEPLRKLDRSVLAADLRQLQATMPLTPSVIEECRGGERW
- a CDS encoding type II toxin-antitoxin system VapC family toxin is translated as MIYLDTSVVVALLTPEERSAQALDWFAESRDFLISSDWLITETHSALGIKQRHHGLSSEVRQAAGEQFERLLQGGVELRSLDRDRFHQSVASRSRCTHLPSFDSWMQQAAAALGMMSALE